The following coding sequences are from one Musa acuminata AAA Group cultivar baxijiao chromosome BXJ2-4, Cavendish_Baxijiao_AAA, whole genome shotgun sequence window:
- the LOC135610917 gene encoding early nodulin-like protein 19, producing MAGMQRQEKLRGGAVAALPFLLLLIMVSHQLVSADRFSVGDSKGWNPNVNYTVWVEKHKPFHVGDWLVFYYQSGMADVVQVDEAGYNKCDASNPISNYSKGRSYAFELNHTGRYYFICSRGYCYGGMRLAIAVEHLPPPSPPPSSLKDSSAAAPCRLLALTASLLAAALFPFHL from the exons atggccgGCATGCAGCGGCAGGAGAAGCTTAGAGGAGGAGCAGTAGCAGCGTTGCCCTTCTTACTCCTCTTGATCATGGTGTCTCATCAGTTGGTGTCGGCCGATAGGTTCTCGGTGGGCGACTCCAAGGGATGGAACCCCAACGTCAACTACACTGTCTGGGTGGAGAAGCACAAGCCCTTCCATGTCGGCGACTGGCTCG TGTTCTACTACCAGTCGGGGATGGCGGACGTGGTGCAGGTGGACGAGGCCGGCTACAACAAGTGCGACGCCtccaaccccatctccaactacagCAAGGGCCGCAGCTACGCCTTCGAGCTCAACCACACCGGCCGCTACTACTTCATCTGCAGCCGCGGCTACTGCTACGGCGGGATGCGCCTCGCGATCGCCGTCGAGCACCTCCCCCCTCCTTCCCCTCCCCCGTCCTCCCTCAAggactcctccgccgccgccccctGCCGCCTCCTCGCGCTCACCGCCTCCCTCCTGGCCGCCGCCCTCTTCCCCTTCCACCTCTAA
- the LOC103983474 gene encoding early nodulin-like protein 17 codes for MEKSKPTLLPLLLLLLILVVIFVAAPVAVSAEKFVVGDKQRWAPNVNYTAWSDSHSFHVGDWLVFYYEKGMYDVMEVNATAYEACAADDPIVNWSRGDSFAYQLNRTGRYYFICSRGYCYGGMKVSILAETIPPLAPSPRPQDDSAAVPSAPRRFSAWIAAVSGAVALALVLWFP; via the exons atggAGAAATCGAAGCCAACcctccttcccctcctcctcctcctcctcatcctcgtaGTCATCTTCGTAGCCGCTCCCGTCGCCGTCTCTGCCGAGAAGTTCGTCGTCGGGGACAAGCAGCGCTGGGCGCCCAACGTCAACTACACCGCCTGGTCCGACAGCCACAGCTTCCATGTCGGCGATTGGCTCG TGTTCTACTACGAGAAGGGGATGTACGACGTGATGGAGGTGAACGCGACGGCGTACGAGGCGTGCGCGGCGGACGACCCCATCGTTAACTGGAGCCGGGGCGACTCCTTCGCTTACCAGCTCAACCGCACCGGGCGTTACTACTTCATCTGCAGCCGCGGCTACTGCTACGGCGGCATGAAGGTGAGCATCCTCGCGGAGACCATCCCGCCGCTGGCGCCCTCCCCCCGGCCTCAGGATGATTCCGCCGCCGTCCCAAGCGCCCCCCGGCGTTTTTCCGCGTGGATAGCCGCCGTCTCTGGTGCCGTGGCTTTGGCGCTCGTGCTCTGGTTTCCCTGA